The proteins below come from a single Oncorhynchus keta strain PuntledgeMale-10-30-2019 chromosome 1, Oket_V2, whole genome shotgun sequence genomic window:
- the LOC118372096 gene encoding A disintegrin and metalloproteinase with thrombospondin motifs 8-like, whose product MCSNRCFVLLVLCVIDKSLSKLFDSEEIVPVRLNGRSSGRFWKRSEEQPRFRLSAFGRDFTLNLSPDNSFLSTTLTIQRIKANDLHTLRSASGAHGRQTSETETDFHNLINKTEEMERHLRSCFYSGTVDSNQDSVVAVSLCYGILGSFVTDGDEYLIEPKVLGSGRRERSTEQLHFIKRTTPTEAPHDTQTVFDQLSEESRVKADMDSFIHDEKDPERQLRGKRFVSAPRFIETLVVADSSMTHFYGDEIQHYILTLVSMAAQLYKHPSIKNSVHMVVVKMVVVEDEEVGPSLSNNGGVALRNFCAWQQQFNPASQRHPEHYDTALLFTREDICGHQSCDTLGVADVGTACDPKRSCSVIEDNGLQAAFTAAHELGHVLSMPHDDSKNCERMFGNLGGHHMMAPLFIHLNKTFPWSPCSALYITEFFDNGHGDCLLDPPESILPLPSELPGTTYSLDRQCQQMFGEEFVHCPNTSDSDVCSQLWCREEGKPHCTTNNGSLHWADGTTCATNRSCLHGACMAAHEVMQPKVVVDGGWGAWGPWQQCSRTCGGGVEFSYRECTDPVPQKGGKYCEGQRVQYQSCNPQTCEENGKSFREEQCEKYNSFNYLDILGNMKQWIPKYAGVSPRDRCKLFCRAKGSSEFKVFEAKVIDGTTCGPDTTSLCVQGQCVKAGCDQEIGSNKRLDKCGLCGGDGLSCRKITGSYNKATYGYSDIVTIPVGATNIDIKQRSHRNITHDGNYLAVKRESGGYILNGNFSVSTVEQDIPVLGAVLKYSGSSTTLERIQSFRQLREAITIQLLATAGEASPPKVKYTFFIPKDVSFTKSKEKKASLHMIQAFGVPQWHLGKWSECSKSCSSGWSRRNVECRDNAGFHSNTCDKDLKPTDIRPCADLPCPIWQMGPWSSCSRTCGQGERRRSVVCIDYTGKTVESEKCDANKQPAPVSGECVYQEC is encoded by the exons ATGTGTTCAAATAGGTGTTTCGTTTTACTAGTCCTGTGCGTCATCGACAAATCACTTTCTAAATTGTTTGATTCCGAGGAAATTGTACCTGTCAGGTTAAATGGAAGAAGCAGTGGTCGTTTTTGGAAACGAAGTGAAGAACAGCCGAGATTTAGACTCAGTGCCTTTGGCCGAGATTTCACTTTGAATTTAAGTCCGGATAACAGTTTCTTATCTACTACACTGACAATTCAACGCATCAAAGCAAACGATCTCCACACTTTACGCAGCGCCTCAGGTGCCCATGGCAGACAAACTTCTGAGACTGAAACGGACTTTCACAACTTGATAAACAAGACTGAAGAGATGGAAAGACATTTGAGAAGCTGTTTTTACTCGGGGACTGTGGACTCCAACCAAGATTCTGTTGTTGCGGTCAGTCTCTGTTATGGCATCCTTGGATCGTTTGTTACAGACGGGGATGAGTATTTAATTGAGCCCAAAGTGCTCGGctcagggagaagggagaggtccACTGAACAGTTACATTTTATCAAAAGGACGACACCCACAGAAGCACCACATGACACTCAAACTGTATTTGATCAACTGAGTGAGGAGAGTCGTGTAAAAGCTGACATGGACAGTTTTATTCACGATGAAAAAGATCCTGAGAGACAATTACGAGGGAAACGCTTTGTATCAGCACCACGATTTATTGAGACGCTGGTGGTTGCAGACTCGTCCATGACACATTTCTATGGAGATGagatacag CACTATATCCTGACCTTGGTCTCAATGGCTGCCCAGCTTTACAAACATCCCAGTATCAAGAACTCTGtccacatggtggtggtgaagaTGGTGGTCGTGGAAGACGAGGAGGTTGGACCGTCACTCTCCAATAACGGGGGAGTCGCTCTGCGCAATTTCTGTGCCTGGCAACAACAGTTCAACCCGGCCAGCCAGAGGCATCCTGAGCACTACGACACTGCTCTACTTTTCACCCGAGAG GATATTTGTGGACATCAGAGTTGTGACACCCTAGGGGTTGCTGATGTGGGAACTGCGTGCGATCCAAAAAGGAGTTGCTCTGTCATTGAGGACAATGGACTTCAAGCAGCTTTCACTGCTGCCCATGAACTTG GCCACGTGCTGAGTATGCCACACGACGACTCCAAGAATTGCGAGAGGATGTTTGGGAATCTGGGCGGCCATCACATGATGGCCCCTCTGTTCATTCACCTCAACAAAACTTTCCCCTGGTCCCCTTGCAGCGCTCTCTACATCACAGAGTTCTTTGACAACGGACACG GCGACTGCCTCTTGGATCCACCGGAGAGCATCTTACCGTTACCCAGTGAACTCCCAGGCACCACATACAGCCTCGACCGCCAGTGTCAGCAGATGTTTGGGGAGGAGTTTGTGCACTGCCCCAACACCTCTGACAGTGATGTCTGCAGCCAGCTGTGGTGCAGGGAGGAGGGCAAGCCCCACTGCACCACCAATAATGGCAGCCTTCACTGGGCAGATGGCACCACGTGCGCCACCAACAGGAGCTGTCTGCACGGTGCATGCATGGCAGCCCATGAGGTCATGCAGCCAAAG GTGGTTGTGGATGGCGGCTGGGGTGCTTGGGGACCATGGCAACAGTGCTCCAGGACATGTGGAGGGGGTGTGGAGTTCTCCTACAGGGAGTGCACAGATCCCGTGCCCCAGAAGGGCGGCAAGTACTGCGAGGGCCAGAGAGTCCAGTACCAATCCTGCAACCCCCAGACGTGTGAGGAAAATG GGAAGAGTTTTAGAGAGGAGCAGTGTGAGAAGTACAACAGCTTCAACTATCTGGACATTCTTGGGAACATGAAGCAATGGATTCCAAAGTACGCTGGTGTGTCGCCCCGGGACAGGTGTAAACTCTTCTGCCGGGCCAAAGGCAGCAGTGAATTCAAAGTCTTTGAAGCCAAG GTTATCGACGGCACGACATGTGGTCCTGACACTACGTCTCTCTGTGTACAAGGCCAATGTGTCAAGGCGGGCTGTGACCAAGAGATCGGCTCAAACAAGAGGCTTGACAAGTGTGGCTTGTGTGGTGGGGATGGCCTCAGTTGCAGGAAGATCACTGGTTCATACAACAAAGCCAC TTACGGATACAGCGACATTGTGACCATTCCTGTCGGGGCTACCAATATTGACATCAAACAGCGTAGCCATAGAAACATCACACACGATGGAAACTACCTGGCGGTCAAGCGAGAGAGCGGTGGCTACATACTGAATGGTAACTTCTCTGTGTCCACGGTGGAGCAGGATATCCCTGTTCTCGGGGCTGTGCTGAAGTACAGTGGCTCGTCCACCACCTTGGAGAGAATCCAGAGCTTCAGACAACTGAGGGAGGCCATCACCATCCAGTTACTGGCCACTGCTGGGGAGGCATCTCCACCCAAGGTCAAATACACATTCTTTATCCCCAAAGATGTGTCTTTCACTAAATCCAAAGAGAAAAAGGCTTCGTTGCATATGATCCAGGCTTTCGGTGTGCCCCAGTGGCATTTGGGCAAATGGTCAGAGTGCTCCAAGAGTTGCAGCTCCGGGTGGTCCCGAAGGAACGTTGAATGCAGAGACAACGCTGGTTTCCATTCCAATACCTGCGATAAGGACCTGAAACCCACAGATATCAGACCCTGTGCTGATCTGCCATGCCCCATCTGGCAAATGGGGCCTTGGTCATCCTGTTCACGAACTTGTGGCCAGGGGGAACGCCGACGCAGTGTTGTCTGTATAGACTACACCGGCAAGACTGTCGAGTCGGAGAAGTGTGACGCTAACAAGCAACCTGCGCCAGTGTCGGGAGAGTGTGTTTACCAAGAGTGCTAG
- the LOC118372097 gene encoding LOW QUALITY PROTEIN: A disintegrin and metalloproteinase with thrombospondin motifs 15-like (The sequence of the model RefSeq protein was modified relative to this genomic sequence to represent the inferred CDS: deleted 2 bases in 1 codon), with translation MTTFIGSLFIFMDVLLYAKLNYCIEIDFCVPVRLDHKHLERHTIRQTEERKNDQLVVFKITAFSQEFYLNLLPDSTFIAPNIPPHSGSLASNSSAATDLSHCFYSGDVNADQLSYAALSLCKGLQGAFSYQGMEYFINQLSNERARRTHVIRRRGRDGDSSGNSTTNRCGVGPGLTQSISGSFEKYKHMKGLEMDSLTETVLKSLGRSKRFASIPRFVEVLVVADESMAKFHGDDLKHYLLTLMSVAAKLYKHPSIMNYINIVVVGFMVINEAEKGPKVSTNAALTLRSFCSWQKHLNKYNDKHPEYWDTAILFTKQDLCGATTCDTLGMADVGTMCDPKRSCSVIEDDGLPSAFTTAHELGHVFNMPHDNVNACKEVFGKLKDNHMMSPTLIQIDRANPWSVCSAAIITDFLDRGHGDCLLDQPQKLLALPESLPGTNYSLHRQCELAFGTGSKPCPYMQHCSKLWCTGKARGQLVCQTRHFPWADGTSCGNSKLCFRGVCTDKNNTNKTKVDGGWGTWGVYGSCSRTCGGGVQLAKRDCNNPVPEYGGKYCQGLRVKHRSCNLDACPEPDVYSYGSTLLISIQSIGKSFREEQCEAFNGFSLNTNRLSASVVWVPKYSGVSPKDKCKLICRANGTGYFYVLAPKVVDGTPCSPDTSAGGLCKLSSNKREIHGYNFVVMLPVGASNIDIRQRGYRGLVNHHTLCHNYLAVKNRHGKYLLNGNYVVSAVERDIIVKGSLLRYSGTTSAVEILQATRPLQEALTVEVLSVGKMTPPRVRYSFFLAREHHKEENILKKMERSHSQNSVLMDRNKVKLKESSHKSMPPNMWSTGAWEECTVTCGNGLQSRLVQCTDPEGKTATDCDSLQRPAATRVCGDPCPMWDIGQWSSCSKTCGRGFKRRPLRCTTQTGMHLPREHCSGMKKPQELDFCTAQLC, from the exons ATGACTACGTTTATTGGCTCTCTGTTTATTTTTATGGATGTCCTATTATATGCAAAATTGAACTATTGCATCGAAATAGATTTTTGCGTACCTGTTCGATTAGACCATAAACATTTAGAAAGACATACTATTCGCCAGACGGAGGAGAGAAAGAATGACCAACTAGTTGTTTTTAAAATAACGGCATTCAGTCAAGAATTTTATCTCAACCTTTTACCGGATTCTACATTTATTGCGCCCAACATCCCTCCTCACAGCGGCTCCTTAGCATCAAATTCCTCTGCAGCCACAGACCTGAGCCATTGCTTCTACTCTGGCGATGTCAATGCAGACCAGTTATCGTATGCTGCGCTGAGCCTCTGCAAAGGCTTACAAGGCGCCTTTTCTTACCAGGGCATGGAATATTTCATCAATCAGCTTTCGAACGAGAGGGCGAGAAGAACCCACGTCATACGCCGCCGGGGACGCGACGGGGACTCCAGCGGCAATTCCACCACGAACAGGTGTGGAGTAGGACCTGGTTTGACCCAAAGCATTTCAGGGTCTTTTGAGAAATATAAACACATGAAAGGACTGGAGATGGACAGCCTGACTGAAACTGTATTGAAGAGCTTGGGTAGATCAAAAAGATTTGCCTCCATCCCTAGGTTTGTGGAGGTTCTTGTCGTGGCTGATGAGTCTATGGCCAAATTTCACGGGGATGACTTGAAACATTACCTGTTGACCCTGATGTCTGTTGCTGCGAAGCTGTACAAGCACCCCAGCATCATGAACTACATAAACATAGTGGTAGTGGGCTTCATGGTGATCAACGAAGCAGAGAAAGGACCCAAGGTTTCCACCAATGCTGCCCTCACTCTACGCAGTTTCTGTTCTTGGCAGAAACATTTAAACAAATACAATGACAAGCACCCTGAATATTGGGACACTGCAATCCTATTCACCAAACAG GACTTGTGTGGAGCCACAACCTGTGACACCTTAGGCATGGCAGATGTGGGAACTATGTGTGATCCCAAGAGAAGCTGCTCTGTCATCGAGGATGACGGTCTCCCTTCAGCCTTCACCACTGCTCATGAATTGG GCCATGTCTTCAACATGCCCCATGACAATGTGAACGCCTGCAAGGAGGTGTTTGGGAAGCTCAAGGACAACCACATGATGTCCCCCACGCTGATCCAGATTGACCGTGCCAACCCCTGGTCTGTGTGCAGTGCAGCCATCATTACAGACTTCCTGGACAGAGGCCACG GGGACTGTCTTCTGGATCAGCCCCAAAAACTGCTGGCTCTGCCTGAGAGCCTCCCAGGCACCAACTACAGCCTCCACCGCCAGTGTGAGCTGGCCTTCGGTACGGGCTCCAAGCCCTGTCCCTACATGCAGCACTGCTCCAAGCTGTGGTGCACGGGCAAGGCCAGAGGCCAGCTGGTCTGCCAGACACGTCATTTCCCCTGGGCCGATGGCACCAGCTGTGGCAACAGTAAGCTCTGCTTCCGAGGGGTGTGCACCGACAAGAACAATACCAATAAGACCAAG GTGGACGGTGGATGGGGGACGTGGGGTGTGTATGGGTCATGTTCCAGAACCTGTGGGGGAGGAGTTCAGCTGGCCAAAAGAGACTGTAACAACCCTGTTCCAGAATATGGGGGGAAATACTGCCAAGGACTCCGTGTGAAGCATCGCTCCTGCAATTTGGACGCCTGCCCAGAACCAG ATGTGTACTCGTATGGATCCACGTTACTAATAAGCATACAATCCATAGGCAAAAGCTTCCGTGAGGAGCAGTGTGAGGCGTTCAACGGATTCAGCCTCAACACCAACAGGCTCTCAGCGTCTGTGGTGTGGGTCCCGAAATATTCTGGAGTGTCACCCAAGGACAAGTGCAAGCTCATCTGCAGAGCCAATGGAACAGGCTACTTCTATGTCCTTGCTCCAAAG GTTGTTGATGGAACACCCTGTTCTCCTGACACCTCTGCAGGCGGGCTGTGCAAACTCAGCTCCAATAAGAGGGAAAT ACATGGCTACAACTTTGTGGTGATGTTGCCTGTGGGAGCGTCCAACATTGACATCCGGCAGCGTGGCTACAGAGGCTTGGTTAAC CACCATACTTTATGTCACAACTACCTAGCGGTGAAGAACCGACACGGCAAATACCTTCTGAATGGGAACTACGTGGTGTCAGCGGTGGAGCGGGACATCATTGTGAAGGGCAGCCTGCTGCGCTACAGCGGCACCACTAGTGCTGTGGAGATCCTCCAGGCCACCAGGCCTCTCCAGGAAGCACTGACCGTAGAGGTCCTCTCGGTGGGGAAGATGACTCCTCCCCGGGTCCGCTATTCATTCTTCCTGGCCCGGGAGCACCATAAGGAGGAGAACATCCTGAAGAAAATGGAGAGGAGCCATTCGCAGAACAGCGTCCTGATGGACCGCAACAAGGTGAAGCTAAAGGAGTCGTCGCACAAGTCCATGCCCCCGAACATGTGGTCGACGGGGGCATGGGAAGAGTGCACTGTGACCTGTGGGAACGGGCTCCAGAGTAGACTGGTTCAGTGTACGGACCCAGAGGGCAAAACAGCCACGGACTGTGACAGCTTACAGAGGCCGGCTGCCACCAGGGTATGTGGGGACCCCTGTCCCATGTGGGACATAGGCCAATGGTCGTCGTGTTCCAAGACATGCGGGAGGGGCTTCAAGCGGCGGCCGCTGCGTTGCACCACTCAGACTGGCATGCACCTACCCAGAGAGCACTGCTCTGGCATGAAGAAGCCACAGGAACTAGATTTCTGCACAGCGCAGCTGTGTTAG